From Coraliomargarita sinensis, a single genomic window includes:
- a CDS encoding LysM peptidoglycan-binding domain-containing protein, with the protein MEDDDFETSSAGGLVPLALAILAIVLGGAGLYFGLTASQRLNPLSDSLEAGSSSTARLEKEISALDTQIAELSAQNAELDKALSRVRLYSNQSEQAVKQLVPNVQENRDQIVKLAGRVNELISNGVRPAPAATESSREEVPATTSTRTTPTPEESTATGTYTIQTGDTFAKIAAKLDVGLQALLDANPGADPRRLRIGQVINVPAN; encoded by the coding sequence ATGGAAGACGACGATTTCGAAACTTCATCCGCCGGCGGTCTTGTGCCCCTTGCACTTGCTATTCTCGCGATTGTGCTCGGAGGAGCCGGTCTCTATTTTGGGCTCACGGCGAGCCAACGTCTCAACCCTTTGTCTGACTCGCTGGAAGCGGGTTCAAGCAGCACTGCGCGCCTGGAGAAAGAAATTTCCGCCCTTGATACGCAAATCGCGGAACTGAGTGCGCAAAATGCTGAGCTGGACAAGGCGCTGAGTCGGGTGAGGCTCTACAGCAACCAGAGCGAACAAGCGGTGAAGCAGCTTGTTCCCAATGTTCAGGAGAACCGGGACCAGATCGTTAAGCTCGCCGGACGAGTCAATGAGTTGATTTCGAATGGTGTCAGACCCGCGCCGGCGGCAACAGAGAGTAGTCGCGAGGAGGTGCCGGCCACGACAAGCACGAGGACAACACCGACCCCGGAGGAAAGCACTGCGACAGGCACTTACACGATACAGACCGGTGATACTTTTGCCAAGATCGCAGCAAAGCTCGATGTTGGATTGCAAGCGCTGCTTGATGCCAATCCCGGTGCGGATCCCCGTCGTCTGCGCATCGGTCAGGTGATCAACGTTCCGGCCAATTAA
- a CDS encoding NUDIX hydrolase produces MAEDEKAPPRWDILDDKLLQACRVWDLRARHYRHPKTGKEGEFYYIDSRDWAIVVALTVDGEIVLVRQFRWGSDELSWELPGGIIDEGEDPVAAGLRELREETGYVAESGRIIGRSRPNPAILNNHSVVVLAEGCRLCGEGTAWDEHEEMEVRALPEATVMDWAREGVMTHALALNGLLYYQLQT; encoded by the coding sequence ATGGCAGAGGACGAAAAGGCGCCGCCCCGTTGGGATATTCTTGACGACAAGCTTCTGCAGGCTTGCCGGGTTTGGGATCTGCGCGCACGCCACTACCGCCATCCCAAAACCGGGAAAGAAGGAGAGTTCTACTACATCGACTCGAGGGACTGGGCTATCGTGGTGGCCCTGACTGTGGACGGTGAAATCGTTTTGGTGCGTCAGTTTCGATGGGGCTCGGACGAACTTTCCTGGGAGTTGCCGGGTGGGATTATTGATGAAGGGGAGGACCCCGTTGCCGCCGGACTGCGCGAACTCAGGGAGGAGACCGGTTATGTCGCCGAAAGCGGCCGAATAATTGGACGGAGCCGGCCCAACCCGGCGATTTTAAACAACCACTCGGTTGTGGTTCTGGCCGAAGGTTGCCGCCTGTGCGGTGAGGGCACGGCGTGGGATGAGCACGAGGAAATGGAAGTCCGGGCCTTGCCGGAAGCGACGGTGATGGACTGGGCCCGAGAAGGTGTTATGACGCACGCCCTCGCTTTGAACGGCCTGCTTTACTACCAACTTCAAACCTGA
- a CDS encoding sulfatase: protein MRTKTPFLLFSCSLLLLFTSYSSGENSTDAKPNVLFIAVDDLNDWVGYLGGHPQAETPHIDALAASGTAFVNSYCPAPVCGPSRTALMYGLAPHRSGSYGHHASYNPRKLIAEDQLPLNLVFQQNGYHTAGCGKIFHYREERGWDHYRGHIGGMVSQNRKRFGGLSCGILDTNDDSDTQDGQLTDWAIEQLNRGHEKPFFIALGLKKPHLPWEAPKKYFERFESEDVQLPHVPDNDLEDLPVIGKLFANALVGFRSPADHETVTKIPGAWKELVRAYLATCTFADANVGRILDALENSPHRDNTIVVLWGDHGWHLGEKKHWRKMSLWERGTRTPFIIKVPGGEPARIEAPVSLQDIFPTLVDLCQLELEQQVDGNSLVPLLQTPSMAWDKPVLMSHGPGNFAVRHGPWRLIRYADGGEELYHLGKDPGEYENLAIHPGREATRATLRAHIPESWRYVMGPRFKKFSEAFSPPVTGE, encoded by the coding sequence TTGAGAACAAAGACGCCCTTTCTTCTGTTCAGCTGTAGCCTGCTCCTGCTCTTCACGTCATACAGTTCGGGAGAAAATAGCACAGACGCGAAGCCGAACGTCCTCTTCATCGCGGTGGACGACCTGAACGACTGGGTCGGTTACCTCGGCGGCCACCCTCAAGCCGAAACACCACACATTGACGCTCTGGCAGCAAGCGGCACGGCCTTCGTCAACAGCTACTGCCCGGCGCCGGTCTGTGGGCCCTCACGCACCGCCTTGATGTATGGTCTGGCCCCACACCGGAGTGGTTCTTACGGGCATCACGCATCGTATAATCCCCGGAAGCTTATCGCTGAAGACCAGCTGCCTTTGAACCTCGTTTTTCAACAGAATGGTTACCACACAGCCGGCTGTGGCAAAATCTTCCATTACCGCGAAGAACGCGGCTGGGACCACTATCGGGGTCATATTGGGGGAATGGTATCACAAAACAGAAAACGTTTCGGTGGACTGAGTTGCGGCATACTTGATACGAATGACGACAGCGACACCCAGGACGGTCAATTGACCGATTGGGCTATCGAGCAATTGAACCGCGGACACGAAAAACCTTTTTTCATCGCACTGGGCCTGAAGAAACCACACCTGCCCTGGGAAGCTCCGAAGAAGTATTTCGAACGGTTCGAATCCGAAGATGTGCAGTTGCCGCACGTGCCGGATAACGACCTCGAAGACCTGCCTGTAATTGGTAAGCTGTTCGCGAATGCGCTGGTAGGCTTTCGCTCCCCTGCGGATCACGAAACCGTCACCAAGATACCCGGCGCCTGGAAGGAACTGGTGCGGGCCTATCTCGCCACCTGCACCTTTGCGGATGCTAATGTCGGACGTATTCTGGACGCACTCGAGAATAGCCCGCACCGGGACAACACCATTGTCGTGCTCTGGGGCGACCACGGTTGGCACCTCGGGGAGAAGAAACATTGGCGCAAGATGAGCCTTTGGGAGCGTGGCACCCGCACGCCCTTTATCATCAAAGTACCCGGCGGCGAGCCCGCGCGGATCGAGGCACCGGTCAGCCTCCAGGATATTTTTCCGACTCTGGTCGACCTCTGCCAGCTAGAGCTCGAACAACAGGTGGATGGCAACAGCTTGGTACCACTTTTACAGACTCCGTCCATGGCATGGGACAAACCGGTTCTGATGTCACACGGCCCCGGGAACTTCGCCGTCCGGCACGGCCCCTGGCGGCTCATCCGTTATGCCGACGGCGGCGAAGAATTGTACCACCTCGGCAAGGACCCGGGAGAATACGAGAATCTAGCAATCCATCCCGGACGCGAGGCAACACGCGCCACGCTGCGCGCACATATCCCGGAATCATGGCGCTACGTGATGGGACCGCGATTCAAAAAGTTCTCCGAGGCATTTAGCCCACCGGTGACGGGCGAGTAA